Sequence from the uncultured Fibrobacter sp. genome:
AGGATGTTATCGACCTGTTGCCGACAAGCATCCTGTGGTCTAGCGATGGCCGTATTGCGACCTTGGTCCTCGACGGAAGCGTTGCGACGATTCTGCCGGGCGACTCGCTCATGGTGGTCCGCGGCTCGAAGGACGATATCAAGGATAACTACGGCAACGTTGCTGGTGAGAAACCGTCGCCTGTTGTCATCGCGGGCTTGCTGAACCACTTGGTGGAATCTACCAAGATGGGCCACTTCGATGATGCCGACGATATGTACCGCACGCTGAGCTCCGTGAACCTGCGCTATGTGCCGAGCACCACGACTAAGGAAGACCTCGAGAAGGAAGGCGCTCTGGGCCAGTTGGTGCAGTTGGGTGAGCGGTTTGTGCCGCAACTTGTCGACCGTGCGCAGATATCGGCCGACGGTACGGTTGACCCGTCTGTACTCGATTCCCTGAAGCCCGAGAACATCTTCATCACCTTCGTGGTGAACTACTACGATCACCTTGGCCAGTACGTGAACGATACTTCTATCACCGTGCAGTGCAATAGCTGGAAGTTCGGCGGCAACTGCTTGGATACGGACAAGAAGGTGTTCGTGAACTGGAACTTCAAGGACCACAACGGCCGCTTCGTCGGTACGGGTGTTTACATGGTCCAGTTCAAGATGGTCGTCCGCTACGAGAAGAAGAAGATCGAAGAAGAAGTCAAGGACAAGTGGGGCGTACGCCGCAGCAAGAAGCGCAAAAAATAATCAGCCTGCTGCCTGATCGTTGAATAAAAGGTTGTCCTGTGCTCCGGCCAGGACACCTTTTTTATATCCCTAGCCTCGTCCCTCGAGCCTCGAACCTCGCGCCTACTTCTTAAATCGCATGTAAAGGCCTTGGATTTCACTCCGGAAGGCGCGGAATAGTGTAAGCCCTTTGAGATCGTCGGCGAAAAAGTCTACGTCCAGTTCGTCGGGCGCCTCGACGTCTGCTTCTTCCATGTCCGTTGTCATCTGGATGTAGTTTGTGGGGTCGTTGACGGCGACGGTAGCCATGGTGTAATCCTGTTTTACGGGTATCGAGAAGGATACTGTGAAATCTAGGGCGAGCTTGCCGTTTTTCATCTCGGCCTTGAAATTCTTTACGCCTTTGGCCGGGAGAAATTCTGTCCCCACCAGGACATAGTTGTAGTAGTTGCTCGAGGCGATGGGGCCCAGTATGCCGTTCTTGAGCTGTTCCGTTTCTTTTGCCGAAAGCTGGCCGTTACCGTCGGAGTCGGCGGAGGCGAACGTCGCTGCGCTGTACATCTCGTCGTACACCCAGTGGTTCTTTATACCGACGAGACCATTGCCGTCGAATACGGCGACGATGGTGGCGTCGACGAACACATGCGGGTGCGCCACGGCCATGGCCGTAAGGCCGGCTGTGAGCAGCATGGCGGATTTTAATGTTCTGCGCACGTGTTTCCTCGTCAAATAAAAAAGGAGGGGCCCAAGGGGCTCCACCAGAAATATATAAAACAGCGGCTCGCTATTTGTTGATCGCAGCGAGGAAGGCGTCCTTCTTTTCTTGGAGGAAGTCCTTGCTGTTGTACTTGCGGATGCGGCGGAGGGCCTGGTCGCGCAACTGACGTACACGTTCGTGGGAAATGTTCATGGATTCACCCACTTCGCGCAACGTCTGCGGAGCTTCTTGGTTGATGCCGAAAATACCCGTGATGACCTTCGCTTCGCGTTCGGGGAGCTGCTCCATGAGATCCTTGGCCAAGGCTTCGACACTCTGGATTTCGGAGTCGGCTTCTGGGTTGGAGGCGGCGTTGTCCGGGAGAACTTCGGCGTAGGTGGCCTTGGAGTCGGCCTTGAGCGGGCTGTCGAAGGAAACGCCGCGCTGCCCAATCTGGATGAGCTCGCGGATTTCTTCGTTGATTTCTTTACCGCGGGACTGCTCGTGCAAAGCCTTACGCACGCGGAGGTGCTGGTTTGCCGGCAAGCGGATGAGGTTGCCCTGTTCGTTGATGGCGCGCGTGATGTACGCCTTGATCCACCAGACGCCGTAGCTGATGAACTTGAGACCGCGGGTGTGTTCGAACGATTCGATGGCGCGGACAAGCCCCATGGCCCCTTCGCTCACCAAGTCCGGCAGCGGAATGGGGCATCCACGGTACTGGATGGCCACTTTGAGCACAAAGCGCATGTTAGCGGAAATCAGCCTCTTGCGGGCAATCTTGTCGCCTTCCTTGGCTCTCTGGAACAGAATCTGTTCTTCTTCTCTAGAAAGAGGCGCGGTGCGACGAATATCTTCAAGGTAACGTTTAAGTGTGGTATCAGTAGAATCAATATGCATTGCGAAAAAATCCTTAGCTATAATATCCATTATTTTCTAAGCAAGTAACGTGCCAATCGTGTAAATTTTTCCAAAGAAAGTTTACGAAAAGGTTATTTTCCCCCTAATTCACCCGATTAGGCGATTGTTGACCCGTTCCGAGCCGAAAAAAAGTCTATAGTTGTCATTAAAACGTTACAATGTAGTAGAAATTATACAAAAATAAAGGGCTGTTAGGCTGGTCTACGTATCTGCCGTGGCGGAGAAAGGCGTTTTTACAGGAATGGTGTGCGTAATCTTCCATTTATTCGTATATTTTGCGCGTTATGTCAATTAAAGAGCCCGATCAATCCGTATGGAATCGCTTTTGGCAGCGGAAGAACGACATGGACAAGGTCTATCCGTCGTCTCCGTCTATCATGAATGCGATAAAGAAGAATTTTAAGCTGGAAGGCCTGAAGGTGCTGGAAGTCGGTGCGGGTACGGGCCGCGACAGTGCCGAACTGGCGCGTCTCGGCGCTGATGTCTATGTCCTTGATTTTGCAGAGAATAGCCTCAAGATTGTAGATGCGCTCCGTGCCAAGGAAAATCTCTACGACAACCTGAAACTGGTGCGTGGCGATGCTTTCAAGGCGCCTTTCCCTGATTGCACTTTTGACCTCGTGTTCCACCAGGGTCTGGCCGAACATTTCAAGGACTCGCTCCCGTTGCTCCAGGAAAACTACAGAATCCTGAAGCATGGCGGATGTTGCCTTTGCGACGTGCCGCAGACGGTTCACCCGTACACGGTCATCAAGCATATCCTGATTGCGATGGACAAGTGGTTTGCCGGCTGGGAAAAGCAGTTCACCATGCCGCAGCTCAAGAAGCTCATGAAGGACGCCGGTTTCGTTTGCGAATACGCTTATGGGGACTGGATGCGCCCGAATCTGTATTACCGCATGCTCCGTGAGTTGGGCTTCAAGGTGGGCGTGGAATTGCCGAAGTACCCGTTGCAGGGGACCATTTATCAGAAGGCGAAGGACGCCTTGCTGGACGCTTTGCAGTCCAATTCTTTGATGCACTACACGCAGCTCTGCATTGGTGTGCTGGGCCGCAAGCCGTAATGGTCGTAAAATCCCGTGAATATCCTCGTCGTCAATTACCGTGACAGAATGCATCCGGCCGCCGGCGGCGCGGAAAAGCACCTGCATCGTATCTTTGCGCGAATCGCCGCTATGGGGCATAAGGTTGTGCTGCTCACGACGATGTTCAAGGGCGCGAAGGACCGCGAAATTGTTGATGGCATCCAGGTGGTGCGTAGCGGGGGAGACTTGCTGTTCCAACTGACAGTGGCGCGCATGGCGAGAAAACTCGACCGCGAATTCCAATTCGACGTAGTGTACGAAGACCTCAATAAACTGCCGCTGTTTACGCCGATTCTTTTTAAGAAACCGGTACTCGTGCAGATGCACCATCTTTGGCGCTCTTCCATTTTCGCCGAAGCCTCGTTCCCGGTGGCGTTAGGCGTTTGGGCGTTCGAACGCGTGATTCCGTTTTTCTACCGCAAGCAGCGCTTTGTCGTGGTGAGCCCGAGTACCAAGGCGGAACTTGCCGGGATGGGTGTTGCCGAAAACCGCATCGATGTGGTTTATAATGGGTCCGATCCGGTAGAACGTCCGGAAACTCCGGCTCCGTTGACTCCGTATTTTTTGTGGCTGTCCAGGGTGCATCGTTACAAGGGCATCTGGGTGGCGCTCCAGGCGTTCGAGATTTTTGCTAAGAAACAACCCGAGGTGAAACTCGTTGTTGCGGGGAACGGCCCGCTGCTCAAGCAGCTGCCCGCCTGGATTGATGCACGTGGGCTTTCGAACCGTGTTGAAATTACCGGATACGTGACCGCAGAACGCAAGCGCGAATTGATGGCTGGCGCTGTCGCCTTGTTGCAGACAAGTTATAAGGAAGGTTGGGGCTTGACTGTGGTCGAAGCGGCCCAACTGGATACTCCCACAATTGCCTCCGATGTCCCCGGACTCCGGGACAGCGTTCAAGATGGCACGACGGGAATCCTGTTCCCTGCAGGGGATGCTGCCGCCTGTGCCGCTGC
This genomic interval carries:
- a CDS encoding RNA polymerase sigma factor RpoD/SigA, which codes for MHIDSTDTTLKRYLEDIRRTAPLSREEEQILFQRAKEGDKIARKRLISANMRFVLKVAIQYRGCPIPLPDLVSEGAMGLVRAIESFEHTRGLKFISYGVWWIKAYITRAINEQGNLIRLPANQHLRVRKALHEQSRGKEINEEIRELIQIGQRGVSFDSPLKADSKATYAEVLPDNAASNPEADSEIQSVEALAKDLMEQLPEREAKVITGIFGINQEAPQTLREVGESMNISHERVRQLRDQALRRIRKYNSKDFLQEKKDAFLAAINK
- a CDS encoding class I SAM-dependent methyltransferase: MSIKEPDQSVWNRFWQRKNDMDKVYPSSPSIMNAIKKNFKLEGLKVLEVGAGTGRDSAELARLGADVYVLDFAENSLKIVDALRAKENLYDNLKLVRGDAFKAPFPDCTFDLVFHQGLAEHFKDSLPLLQENYRILKHGGCCLCDVPQTVHPYTVIKHILIAMDKWFAGWEKQFTMPQLKKLMKDAGFVCEYAYGDWMRPNLYYRMLRELGFKVGVELPKYPLQGTIYQKAKDALLDALQSNSLMHYTQLCIGVLGRKP
- a CDS encoding glycosyltransferase family 4 protein gives rise to the protein MNILVVNYRDRMHPAAGGAEKHLHRIFARIAAMGHKVVLLTTMFKGAKDREIVDGIQVVRSGGDLLFQLTVARMARKLDREFQFDVVYEDLNKLPLFTPILFKKPVLVQMHHLWRSSIFAEASFPVALGVWAFERVIPFFYRKQRFVVVSPSTKAELAGMGVAENRIDVVYNGSDPVERPETPAPLTPYFLWLSRVHRYKGIWVALQAFEIFAKKQPEVKLVVAGNGPLLKQLPAWIDARGLSNRVEITGYVTAERKRELMAGAVALLQTSYKEGWGLTVVEAAQLDTPTIASDVPGLRDSVQDGTTGILFPAGDAAACAAAMESVYSNAGLRNSLATAAKEYASTFSWDDAANKTLALLERTAGGEDAK
- a CDS encoding DUF1007 family protein is translated as MRRTLKSAMLLTAGLTAMAVAHPHVFVDATIVAVFDGNGLVGIKNHWVYDEMYSAATFASADSDGNGQLSAKETEQLKNGILGPIASSNYYNYVLVGTEFLPAKGVKNFKAEMKNGKLALDFTVSFSIPVKQDYTMATVAVNDPTNYIQMTTDMEEADVEAPDELDVDFFADDLKGLTLFRAFRSEIQGLYMRFKK